A segment of the Fibrobacter succinogenes subsp. succinogenes S85 genome:
GCAGGCATCCACATGTTGCGAGCGAACAACGGCAACAATGCCACGCGCTACAATTGGCGTCACAAAATGACAGTTCACCCCGACTGGTATAACAACGTGTACTCGCACGATTGGGCAATTACTGCACAAAAGGTGCTTGACAAGATGCCGGGAGTCGACGCCATGTACGCCTTCCAGCTCACAGGCTATGCAGCTAGCAGCACTGACTACAACTTTCCCGACTGGAACTGGAAACAAGAACACGGCACGTACGCAACGCAAACGTTCGACCTTGCGGGCGGCGGCGAAGTCTCAGAAGACGGCAAGACGCTCATCAAGGCAGGCGACCCATCGCTTTACAACATGGAATGGCCGGCCGATTCTACGGTAGCCATTATCCCTCATTGGAAAGACGAACTCAAGTTCGACATGAGCCGTTTTAAATATTGGAGCATGGATAACGAGATGGAAATCTGGCGCGGCACGCACAACGATTTGGATTTGCCCGTCACGGGAGACTTTCTCGTTGAGCGTTACATCGACGTAGCCAAGAAGGCTCGTGCCGCTTGGGGCGACATTAAGCTTACCGGTCCTGTTGCAGCAAACGAATGGCAATGGTGTTCCGTATCTTCGTACAACAAGGAAGACCGCCCTAAAGGCGAAGACCGCAACTACTGTTGGCTAGAATACTTTATCATGAAAGTTGCCGAAGAACAGAAAAAATCTGGTGTTCGCCTACTCGATGTTTTCGACATTCACTGGTACCCGACAGAAAAGGATTACGAATCACGCGTGAACTGGCATCGAGTCTTGTTTGATACAACCTATAACTATCCAGGCGCAAACGGCATAAAGATGGTCGGTGGCAACTGGGACAATAAAGTTACCAAGGAGTACATTTTCGTGCGCATCAACCAGTGGCTCGAAAAATACTTCGGCAAGGATCACGGCATCACGCTCGGCATTACCGAAACAAGCATCATTGACAACGACCCCATGGTAACGGCCCTCACTTACGCATCGTTCCTCGGCACCATGCAAGATAACGGCGTGGAGATTTTCACCCCGTGGACGTGGGGCGACGGAATGTACGAAACGGTGCACCTGTTCAGCCGCTACGGCCACCCGAACCGAGTGCAGTCGACTTCAAGTAATGATTCGCTGGTATCCGCCTACAGTTCTATCAGCAACAAGGGCGATTCGCTCACAGTCATCTTCGTGAACCGCGCTGAAAAGGACGCACAAGAAATCAACCTCGATCTTGCGAACTTCGCCTCCGACGGAACAGTCAAAACACTCACCTTGCAAAATCTCCAAGGCGAAACGTTCGTTTCGCACACAAGCAACGCCTTGAAAGAGAACGCAGTTGAAGCAAATGCGCAGGGCGGAACGACCACTGCGACGGGCTACAGCATAAACAGATTCAAGATGACGCTCCCTGCAAAATCCATCACCGCGGTGCTACTCACTACGACTACGCCAAAACAAATCGACGCCATAGCCCCCACGAGAAGCACACTCTCAGGGAACCTGCTGCACCAGGAAAACGGCAACTGGTTTATCGACAACGGTTCAGGGAAAGTGCGCCGTATAAACGTGTTCAACAGTCTCGGGCAAAGCGTACTGCGAATACAACAGCCCGCCCGCGGAAACTTCCGCATTGCAAGCGAAGTGCTCAGCAAAGGCAATTTCATTGTGCGCATAGAAACTGCAAGCGGAACGCAAATGCAAAAAATAACAGTGAAGTAGAATTTATCTATAGCAACAACTAACGAAAGCCTATCATACCAGAACGCTAATCAATCAAGTCGTTCTGGAATCTCGACAGGTGTTCGAACGGCAAGATTTGGCGACCTCTAAACAGTCCGCAGCCATCGTTGATCAATTGATTGTTGATGGCCTTGAACATGTTCACGTCCAGCTTTGAAAGCTCAAGTTCCTGCAATTTTGTCAGGCGCTCATAAGCATCGTCAAAGTAAACGCACTCG
Coding sequences within it:
- a CDS encoding glycoside hydrolase family 44 protein; amino-acid sequence: MGYSNFFTVAAFGTLFAISPTLAIDITVDANAGIKKISPYLYGRNIDKISDGDAEVTEEESAFINQMLEAGIHMLRANNGNNATRYNWRHKMTVHPDWYNNVYSHDWAITAQKVLDKMPGVDAMYAFQLTGYAASSTDYNFPDWNWKQEHGTYATQTFDLAGGGEVSEDGKTLIKAGDPSLYNMEWPADSTVAIIPHWKDELKFDMSRFKYWSMDNEMEIWRGTHNDLDLPVTGDFLVERYIDVAKKARAAWGDIKLTGPVAANEWQWCSVSSYNKEDRPKGEDRNYCWLEYFIMKVAEEQKKSGVRLLDVFDIHWYPTEKDYESRVNWHRVLFDTTYNYPGANGIKMVGGNWDNKVTKEYIFVRINQWLEKYFGKDHGITLGITETSIIDNDPMVTALTYASFLGTMQDNGVEIFTPWTWGDGMYETVHLFSRYGHPNRVQSTSSNDSLVSAYSSISNKGDSLTVIFVNRAEKDAQEINLDLANFASDGTVKTLTLQNLQGETFVSHTSNALKENAVEANAQGGTTTATGYSINRFKMTLPAKSITAVLLTTTTPKQIDAIAPTRSTLSGNLLHQENGNWFIDNGSGKVRRINVFNSLGQSVLRIQQPARGNFRIASEVLSKGNFIVRIETASGTQMQKITVK